One stretch of Nitrospirota bacterium DNA includes these proteins:
- a CDS encoding energy transducer TonB: protein MSLRRFFIYSFAVHLLVLAAILVLMPAEQKQKKGEDFFAKIISPEELLRTPQTVPMPGPRPGIKPSPGAPGTHSPVMKPAPSKQERGIIPGDRDTVPSRPPSPHIPSPPPSPEQRGDGRERPPSSLKPYPGEPSVREKLFDKKIIGDIAKRETEKLQEKEIRDTAITFDTKEYKFLIYNRRLKERIESIWIYPPDAAARGIYGDLRIRFTIRKNGQLGAVEITRTSGHKNLDDAAIKALRDGAPYWPLPAEWGMDAYTIEGHFIYTIYGYYIR from the coding sequence TTGAGCCTGAGACGATTCTTCATTTATTCATTTGCGGTGCATCTCCTTGTTCTTGCTGCAATTCTCGTCCTCATGCCGGCTGAACAGAAACAGAAAAAGGGAGAAGATTTCTTTGCAAAAATCATTTCTCCCGAAGAACTCCTGCGTACGCCACAGACTGTCCCGATGCCCGGACCTCGGCCCGGAATCAAACCCTCTCCGGGAGCGCCGGGGACACATTCCCCGGTCATGAAGCCCGCGCCTTCAAAACAAGAACGTGGCATCATACCCGGAGACAGGGACACCGTTCCCTCCCGTCCCCCTTCCCCTCATATTCCTTCGCCCCCTCCTTCACCGGAACAGCGCGGAGACGGCAGGGAACGTCCTCCTTCATCCCTGAAACCGTATCCCGGGGAACCATCTGTGAGGGAAAAGCTCTTTGACAAAAAAATAATCGGCGACATTGCAAAGAGAGAAACCGAAAAACTGCAGGAAAAAGAAATCAGGGACACGGCTATTACATTCGATACCAAGGAATATAAGTTCCTGATCTATAACAGGCGACTGAAAGAACGCATCGAGAGCATCTGGATATACCCTCCCGATGCCGCAGCGCGAGGAATTTACGGAGACCTCAGGATCCGCTTTACGATCAGGAAAAACGGACAGCTTGGGGCGGTTGAGATTACAAGGACGTCTGGCCACAAAAACCTTGACGATGCCGCAATTAAGGCGTTGAGGGACGGAGCTCCATATTGGCCGCTGCCGGCAGAATGGGGCATGGACGCATATACAATAGAAGGCCACTTTATTTATACTATATACGGTTACTACATACGATAG
- a CDS encoding DUF3553 domain-containing protein gives MRPRLYLKVGDVVRHTRYSTWGDGEVIEERHSTLPGGFCLVRVLFEDGVERSFINDLNNECCCYYSGLRVCEI, from the coding sequence ATGAGACCGAGACTGTATTTGAAAGTCGGGGATGTCGTCAGGCATACCCGCTACAGCACATGGGGCGATGGAGAAGTCATAGAAGAACGTCATTCAACGCTTCCGGGCGGCTTCTGCCTTGTGAGAGTACTGTTTGAAGACGGTGTTGAAAGATCCTTTATTAACGACCTGAACAACGAATGCTGCTGCTATTATTCCGGCCTGAGAGTCTGCGAAATTTAA
- a CDS encoding HD domain-containing phosphohydrolase, with amino-acid sequence MGPYTCLIERETPAILVVDDMESNLELMEAIFLKEGFRVYSALGATEAINIFRKQPVDLAVLDVMMPGIDGFELCTRIKDISGKHFFPVILLTALSDRTSRIKGLECGADDFISKPFDTSELLLKIKSLLKLKTLQEELDHSENIILTMAVAMEARDPYTKGHSTRVSKLSVEFLSFLGLSQEDKAEMKKAGILHDIGKICLSQSLLRKPGPLTKEEVEMIKTHALLGEDICRPLVSMRRILPAIRYHHERWDGTGFPDRLAGHDIPVMARILSIVDSFDAMVSVRPYRDRRSVKETLEIMSAERYSGQWDSELLGYFLDMMYRLSAKDYRIDA; translated from the coding sequence ATGGGCCCTTACACGTGTCTTATTGAGAGAGAGACACCTGCCATTTTAGTCGTGGATGATATGGAATCGAATCTCGAGCTGATGGAGGCGATTTTTCTCAAAGAGGGATTCAGAGTTTACAGCGCTCTGGGAGCAACTGAAGCGATTAATATTTTCAGGAAACAGCCCGTTGATCTCGCGGTGCTCGATGTGATGATGCCGGGTATCGACGGCTTCGAACTCTGCACCAGAATCAAGGACATATCAGGCAAACACTTTTTCCCTGTTATCCTCCTGACCGCGCTCTCGGACAGAACCAGCAGAATAAAGGGCCTTGAATGCGGCGCTGACGATTTCATCAGCAAGCCTTTTGATACATCAGAACTGCTGCTCAAAATCAAATCTCTCCTGAAACTCAAGACCCTTCAGGAAGAACTTGACCACTCAGAAAACATCATCCTGACCATGGCAGTGGCAATGGAAGCAAGAGATCCATATACAAAAGGGCATTCAACACGGGTCAGCAAGCTGTCGGTGGAGTTCTTATCCTTTCTGGGGCTTTCCCAGGAGGACAAGGCGGAAATGAAAAAAGCCGGAATCCTTCACGATATAGGAAAAATCTGCCTGAGTCAGTCTCTGCTCCGCAAGCCCGGCCCCCTCACAAAAGAAGAGGTCGAAATGATCAAGACCCATGCCCTGCTTGGTGAAGATATCTGCCGTCCTCTCGTCTCAATGAGAAGGATACTCCCTGCCATCCGGTACCACCATGAGCGCTGGGATGGCACAGGATTTCCTGACAGGCTTGCCGGCCATGACATTCCGGTCATGGCAAGGATACTCTCGATTGTCGATTCCTTTGATGCGATGGTATCGGTACGTCCATATCGGGATCGCAGATCCGTGAAGGAAACCCTCGAGATAATGAGCGCAGAGCGATACTCCGGCCAGTGGGACTCTGAGCTTCTCGGGTATTTTCTTGACATGATGTACCGTCTCTCAGCGAAGGATTACAGGATAGATGCTTAA
- a CDS encoding diguanylate cyclase, with amino-acid sequence MLKLAIAGGNIGASALISLLRGDTSTDLIGLYEKKLDSPGVILARKWNIPVFEEIQLLCNAHPEMVINVAGDTKISNEIRTLSGNRIEVIEGVGARLLWEIIEKQKRAKLEAFKAIENQKTVSALLSKIPVTSPASELFELILDKALELTESPAGSLALIENHEMNFVVSKGLSKRFTENTSWSVIPGGLTDIIIQNREIMAISDTLKVDYTRNNPALLTEKIRALLACPVLLRDQVIGIFYIDDFKPRQFSERQKASLNLMAGIMSVCIDRIALARQAEDSKLESFNLMEASNDMVIMTDPSGIITVFNDRATALLGYSEQYLKGRDISLLLKETLLKEIREKLEKQVELIDQEATLLGSGGRTLEVKLNALSLKDSKGKISGFIFISRSLKEEKDLKELLKEKSRELENLKQNLEKKVLERTEELEKTNRELEYANQLKGRFIANMSHELRTPLNSVLGFSDVLLDRTFGNLTENQERYIKNIYTSGKHLLELINNVLDIAKIESGKYEMVYETFLVDEVIGDVINVMKSLAEDKFIEIFVSIGEGISTLTADRVKLKQILYNLLSNAIKFTPEGGMVKIDVMKEESADKLNAGAAPGIEFIRFSVQDTGIGIGPEDKERIFDEFEQASTSLAKKYGGVGLGLALTKKLVELHGGAIAVESNLGEGSMFSFWIPVTSPVPEITETENLEAVSLNFPWMKDEAPLILIVEDDLSTSELLTLHLTQSGYKVAHAFNGEEALEKARKLQPFAITLDVLLPKKDGWEVLQELKTDQTTSHIPVIIHSIVDNKDLAFALGATDYLLKPLDKEAMLSKLEEITIAKGKRVLPVSLLIIESEDEVTNTLKEIFEPQGFLMYTAPTGKRGIELASALRPGAILLNFTLPDMLSYDVIKEIKENPSTKDIPIFILTERDISVEDRLSLVGKIERIVQKYAFDTKELVGHIKELEILYPRRAGLIDDLTGVFSHRYFQIRLAQEVERATRYKIPLNLLLLDLDSFSQYVARHGEYYGNITLKKVADLIRKNIRGSDVVVRYGGDSFAIILPNTVISSALSMSNRFNAIIKNYPFIYENSQPKGHITASIGLTFLDGQTTEEFILCAEKALARAFNKGGDRVEVYSKEQYEKEEVEQY; translated from the coding sequence ATGCTTAAATTAGCAATTGCAGGCGGAAATATCGGAGCCAGCGCACTGATTTCCCTTCTCAGGGGAGATACGAGCACCGATCTCATCGGTCTCTATGAAAAGAAACTTGACTCACCCGGTGTAATACTCGCCAGAAAATGGAATATTCCGGTCTTCGAGGAAATTCAGTTACTTTGCAATGCACACCCGGAAATGGTCATCAATGTTGCCGGAGACACAAAAATCAGCAATGAGATCAGAACACTGTCCGGCAACAGAATTGAGGTGATAGAAGGAGTCGGCGCCAGGCTCCTCTGGGAAATCATCGAGAAGCAGAAGCGTGCAAAGCTCGAAGCGTTCAAGGCTATCGAAAACCAGAAGACCGTCTCAGCCCTTCTGTCAAAGATTCCCGTAACATCCCCGGCCAGCGAATTATTCGAACTCATCCTTGACAAGGCGCTCGAACTGACCGAATCGCCTGCCGGCAGTCTTGCCCTGATTGAAAATCACGAAATGAACTTTGTGGTCTCAAAGGGGTTGAGCAAGCGGTTCACAGAAAATACATCGTGGAGCGTAATCCCCGGCGGACTGACCGATATCATTATCCAGAACAGGGAGATTATGGCGATCAGCGACACCCTGAAGGTCGATTATACCAGAAACAATCCTGCGCTTCTCACTGAGAAGATCAGAGCGCTGCTTGCCTGTCCCGTGCTATTGCGGGATCAGGTTATCGGAATCTTTTATATTGATGATTTCAAGCCGAGGCAGTTTTCCGAGCGACAGAAGGCATCCCTGAATCTCATGGCCGGCATCATGAGCGTCTGCATCGACAGGATTGCACTGGCAAGACAGGCAGAAGATTCCAAGCTTGAGTCATTCAATCTGATGGAAGCCTCAAACGACATGGTCATCATGACAGATCCTTCAGGCATTATCACCGTGTTCAACGACAGGGCAACTGCACTTCTCGGGTATTCCGAGCAGTACCTGAAAGGCAGGGATATCAGCCTCCTGCTGAAAGAAACCCTCCTGAAGGAAATCAGGGAAAAGCTTGAAAAACAGGTTGAACTCATCGACCAGGAAGCCACCCTCCTCGGGTCCGGGGGCCGTACACTCGAGGTGAAGCTGAACGCCCTCTCCCTGAAGGACTCAAAAGGAAAGATTTCGGGCTTTATTTTTATATCCAGGAGCCTGAAGGAAGAAAAAGACCTCAAGGAGCTACTGAAAGAGAAGTCCAGAGAGCTGGAAAACCTGAAGCAGAACCTCGAAAAAAAGGTGCTTGAGAGAACAGAAGAACTGGAAAAGACAAACAGGGAGCTTGAATATGCGAACCAGCTGAAAGGCAGGTTCATCGCAAACATGAGCCACGAACTGAGAACGCCCCTGAATTCCGTGCTTGGATTTTCAGACGTGCTGCTCGACAGGACTTTCGGGAATCTGACGGAGAATCAGGAACGGTACATAAAAAACATCTATACCTCCGGAAAACATCTGCTCGAACTGATCAATAATGTCCTTGACATCGCAAAAATAGAGTCAGGCAAATATGAAATGGTCTATGAAACATTCCTCGTCGACGAAGTCATCGGCGATGTCATCAATGTCATGAAATCACTCGCAGAGGATAAGTTCATCGAAATCTTTGTCTCGATCGGTGAAGGTATCAGCACGCTCACGGCAGACAGGGTAAAACTGAAGCAGATCCTTTACAACCTCCTCTCGAATGCAATAAAGTTTACGCCTGAAGGCGGCATGGTGAAAATCGATGTCATGAAGGAAGAATCTGCGGACAAACTGAACGCAGGTGCCGCACCCGGCATTGAGTTCATTAGGTTTTCCGTGCAGGATACCGGCATCGGCATCGGCCCTGAAGACAAGGAAAGGATATTTGACGAGTTCGAACAGGCCAGCACGTCATTAGCAAAAAAATACGGCGGGGTAGGGCTCGGTCTCGCCCTCACGAAAAAGCTGGTGGAGCTGCATGGAGGGGCAATCGCCGTTGAGAGCAACCTTGGAGAGGGAAGCATGTTCTCTTTCTGGATTCCGGTCACCTCCCCTGTGCCTGAAATAACGGAAACAGAGAACCTGGAAGCAGTCAGCCTGAATTTTCCGTGGATGAAAGACGAAGCGCCTCTCATTCTCATTGTTGAGGATGACCTGTCCACCTCAGAGCTCCTTACCCTGCATCTGACCCAATCAGGATATAAAGTCGCCCACGCCTTCAACGGTGAAGAAGCGCTGGAAAAGGCAAGAAAGCTCCAGCCGTTTGCCATCACACTGGACGTCCTCCTCCCGAAAAAAGACGGATGGGAAGTGCTGCAGGAACTGAAGACCGACCAGACGACATCGCATATTCCTGTCATCATTCACTCCATTGTTGACAACAAAGACCTTGCCTTTGCTCTTGGCGCAACTGACTACCTCCTTAAACCGCTTGATAAGGAAGCCATGCTCTCGAAACTCGAGGAAATCACCATTGCAAAAGGCAAACGCGTCCTGCCTGTATCCCTTCTCATCATTGAATCAGAGGATGAGGTGACGAACACCCTGAAGGAGATTTTTGAACCGCAGGGCTTTCTCATGTATACCGCTCCCACCGGGAAAAGGGGGATAGAACTCGCATCCGCGCTCAGGCCGGGAGCGATTCTGCTGAATTTCACCCTTCCGGACATGCTCAGTTATGATGTCATTAAGGAGATCAAGGAAAATCCGTCGACAAAGGACATCCCGATCTTCATACTCACCGAAAGGGATATTTCGGTCGAGGACAGACTGTCTCTTGTCGGAAAGATCGAACGGATCGTTCAGAAATACGCGTTTGATACCAAGGAACTGGTCGGGCATATTAAGGAGCTTGAGATCCTTTACCCCCGCCGGGCAGGGCTCATCGATGACCTCACAGGGGTATTCAGCCACCGGTATTTTCAGATCAGGCTCGCGCAGGAAGTCGAGAGGGCAACACGGTATAAAATCCCCCTGAACCTTCTGCTGCTCGATCTGGATTCATTCAGCCAGTATGTAGCACGTCATGGAGAATACTACGGCAATATCACCCTGAAAAAGGTTGCCGACCTCATACGGAAAAACATACGGGGATCGGATGTGGTCGTCCGCTACGGGGGAGACTCTTTTGCGATCATACTGCCGAATACCGTAATTTCATCAGCTCTCTCGATGAGCAACAGGTTCAATGCGATTATCAAGAATTATCCTTTCATCTATGAGAATTCACAACCAAAGGGACATATCACGGCCAGCATTGGCCTTACCTTTCTTGACGGTCAGACAACAGAGGAATTTATCTTGTGCGCTGAGAAAGCCCTGGCCCGTGCGTTCAACAAAGGGGGAGACAGGGTAGAAGTGTACTCCAAGGAACAGTATGAAAAGGAAGAAGTCGAGCAGTACTGA
- a CDS encoding methylated-DNA--[protein]-cysteine S-methyltransferase — protein sequence MKRKKSSSTESFYVAVESPVGTLYLLFTENTLRGIEFRRPNEMLRRSDAPASIIRELREYFAHGRQNFTQKISLTKGSDFDRNVWLALREIPYGETRTYKWLAEQIGKPNAFRAVGQSLGRNPLPIILPCHRVIESDGSLGGYSAGTDIKRRLLDIEYYIKLTKEV from the coding sequence ATGAAAAGGAAGAAGTCGAGCAGTACTGAGTCCTTCTATGTTGCGGTTGAAAGTCCTGTTGGCACACTGTATCTGCTCTTTACAGAAAATACCCTCAGGGGCATTGAATTCAGAAGACCGAATGAAATGCTCCGCAGAAGCGATGCCCCCGCATCCATCATAAGGGAACTCAGGGAATATTTTGCACACGGCAGGCAGAATTTCACACAGAAGATATCCCTTACAAAAGGCTCGGATTTTGACCGCAACGTCTGGCTGGCGCTCCGGGAGATCCCCTACGGAGAGACAAGAACCTATAAATGGCTGGCCGAACAGATAGGCAAGCCGAATGCCTTCAGGGCAGTTGGGCAATCCCTCGGCAGAAACCCGCTTCCCATCATACTCCCCTGCCACCGCGTCATCGAATCCGATGGATCACTCGGGGGTTATTCAGCAGGCACCGACATAAAAAGGCGGCTGCTTGATATTGAATACTATATTAAACTCACAAAGGAAGTTTAG
- the cutA gene encoding divalent-cation tolerance protein CutA: MHEIVVFITAAKEEQATKIAHALVEARLAGCVNIISNIRSVYRWEGKIENDKEILMIAKTQKKLFRRLAKKVKELHSYSVPEIIAMPVVSGSPAYLKWLSEVTG; the protein is encoded by the coding sequence ATGCATGAAATCGTGGTGTTCATCACTGCTGCAAAGGAAGAACAAGCAACAAAAATCGCACACGCATTGGTTGAAGCAAGGCTTGCCGGATGCGTTAACATTATCAGCAACATCCGGTCCGTGTACCGCTGGGAAGGCAAAATAGAGAATGATAAAGAAATACTGATGATCGCAAAGACACAGAAAAAGCTTTTCAGGCGGCTTGCAAAAAAGGTGAAAGAGCTCCACAGTTATTCGGTTCCCGAGATCATTGCCATGCCGGTCGTCAGCGGTTCACCGGCTTATCTGAAATGGCTGTCTGAAGTGACCGGCTGA
- a CDS encoding nitrilase-related carbon-nitrogen hydrolase, translated as MKAAFFQFNPLFGKKDDNLRKVFSAVSDMDADLLVLPEFFATGYQFIAEDEVSELSEKIPGGHTVQFLAELSHSKNCYLVAGLPERHGDAFFNSAVLTGPDGFMGVYRKTHLFFEEKRFFQPGDTGFRVWDTRAGRIGVMICFDWFFPESMRSLALMGAEVIAHPSNLVLPYCPDSMPVRCLENRVYAITANRIGEEQRKEGVTLKYIGQSIIASPNAEVLAKAPADQEILMAADIDPSLARNKALNPLNDLFDDRRPEMYVSVSISRAASPKKGD; from the coding sequence ATGAAAGCCGCTTTTTTCCAGTTTAATCCCCTTTTTGGCAAAAAGGATGACAATCTGCGCAAGGTCTTCTCAGCGGTAAGCGATATGGATGCAGATCTCCTTGTGCTGCCGGAGTTTTTTGCAACCGGGTACCAGTTTATTGCGGAAGACGAGGTGTCGGAGCTCTCCGAGAAGATACCCGGAGGACATACCGTGCAGTTCCTCGCAGAATTGTCGCACTCAAAGAACTGTTACCTTGTTGCCGGTCTCCCGGAGCGGCATGGCGATGCGTTTTTTAACAGTGCGGTGCTCACCGGACCGGACGGGTTTATGGGAGTGTATCGCAAGACCCATCTTTTCTTCGAGGAAAAACGCTTTTTTCAGCCGGGCGATACGGGGTTCCGGGTGTGGGATACCAGGGCAGGCAGAATCGGTGTCATGATATGCTTTGATTGGTTTTTCCCGGAATCAATGAGATCCCTTGCGCTGATGGGAGCCGAGGTGATTGCCCATCCGTCCAACCTGGTACTGCCGTATTGCCCGGACTCCATGCCCGTGAGATGCCTTGAAAACAGAGTGTATGCGATAACAGCCAACAGGATCGGGGAAGAGCAGCGCAAAGAAGGGGTCACCCTGAAATACATCGGTCAGAGCATTATTGCGTCCCCGAATGCGGAGGTGCTGGCGAAGGCGCCGGCAGATCAGGAAATTCTGATGGCAGCAGATATAGACCCCTCTCTTGCAAGGAATAAAGCATTAAACCCTCTCAACGACCTTTTCGATGACCGGCGACCCGAGATGTATGTTTCAGTCAGCATATCCCGCGCCGCCTCTCCGAAAAAAGGGGATTGA
- the nfi gene encoding deoxyribonuclease V (cleaves DNA at apurinic or apyrimidinic sites), producing MKSPLFPATVRAAKKVQAALRDTVHIIPLPVPPEYVAGVDAAFHGDNIVAVTCLYTYPELSPVAETFAVQKVAFPYIPGFLSFREGPALIASIRKLKVIPDVILYDGQGIAHPERFGLASHAGVLLDIPAIGCAKSRLIGTYQEPGVQKGQWSALYHDGNVVGAVLRTRERTRPVFVSPGHRIDIKDSVKIVLGCTIKYRIPEPLRRADLLSRLLKKEKFG from the coding sequence TTGAAATCACCCCTTTTCCCTGCAACTGTCAGAGCGGCAAAGAAAGTTCAGGCCGCTCTCAGAGATACCGTACATATCATCCCTCTTCCAGTACCGCCAGAATATGTTGCAGGGGTTGACGCAGCGTTTCACGGAGACAATATCGTCGCGGTCACCTGCCTTTATACCTATCCTGAGCTCTCTCCTGTCGCGGAGACATTTGCAGTGCAGAAAGTGGCGTTCCCTTATATCCCGGGATTTCTGTCATTCAGGGAAGGCCCTGCGCTCATTGCATCCATAAGGAAATTGAAGGTTATTCCTGACGTAATCCTTTATGATGGTCAGGGGATCGCGCATCCGGAACGGTTCGGCCTTGCTTCCCATGCAGGGGTGCTCCTTGATATCCCTGCGATCGGATGCGCAAAGTCGAGGCTGATCGGTACATATCAGGAACCCGGGGTCCAGAAAGGCCAGTGGTCTGCGCTGTACCATGACGGAAATGTCGTAGGCGCCGTCCTGAGAACGAGAGAACGCACACGGCCGGTCTTTGTCTCTCCCGGACACAGGATTGATATAAAGGATTCCGTAAAGATCGTGCTCGGATGCACGATAAAATATAGAATTCCTGAACCTCTCAGGAGGGCGGATCTCCTGTCCAGGCTCCTGAAAAAAGAAAAATTCGGGTGA
- a CDS encoding Mth938-like domain-containing protein, with the protein MKIEHYSFGRMSIGGTTYTSDLIIYPGRVDASWWRKTGHMLEVADLQEVLAARPQVLLIGTGAHGLMKVPKETRDYLESRDIEVFVQKTDKAAELFNTLQTDKTVIAAFHLTC; encoded by the coding sequence GTGAAAATCGAGCATTACTCTTTTGGCAGGATGAGTATAGGTGGCACAACATATACTTCTGATCTGATCATCTATCCCGGCAGGGTTGATGCGTCGTGGTGGAGGAAGACCGGGCATATGCTTGAGGTTGCCGACCTGCAAGAGGTGCTTGCCGCACGACCGCAGGTTCTCCTGATCGGCACCGGTGCACACGGGCTGATGAAGGTACCGAAGGAAACACGCGACTACCTCGAGTCCCGGGATATCGAGGTGTTTGTGCAAAAGACTGACAAGGCTGCTGAGCTGTTTAACACCCTTCAGACGGATAAGACGGTGATCGCGGCATTTCACCTGACCTGCTGA